A genomic region of Candidatus Methylomirabilota bacterium contains the following coding sequences:
- a CDS encoding alpha-L-arabinofuranosidase C-terminal domain-containing protein, which yields MNRIGIDLARRIGTVDRRIFGNFIEHLGRCIYGGIYEEGSPLSDTRGFRKDVLEAVRPLRVPLLRWPGGNFVSGYHWLDGVGPKDQRPRRSELAWYAEESNRFGTLDFIAYCREIGAEPFICVNMGSGTMDEAQAWVEYCNGTGNTSWANLRRQHGHPEPLRVKYWGLGNEMYGSWQIGNLNAHDYVKKARGFATVMKRTDPSIVLIGCGQNGWSEWDEIVLGGLADLIDFHSIHLYTGSADHYATVFSSHQAERAVRICAALIERVRAAHRIAHSIHIAFDEWNVWWRTRSHEDRVGGVEERYTLTDALAVATYLNGFIRHCDTVKIANLAQLVNAIAPIFTSPKGLFLQTIYHPLRLYAEHTREIGLDVHVSGETYALSPAQETGSEGRVHHVAELGPFTLLDAAGSCDAAGRQVTLTVVNRDAVRAHRATIDLGGASAAGELAIAEVNGPDVRAMNTFEEPRVVDVAERTGSAKGSRFDHEFPAHSITVLRFGVTP from the coding sequence CGGCATCTACGAGGAGGGCTCCCCGCTCAGCGACACGCGGGGCTTCCGCAAGGACGTGCTGGAGGCGGTGCGGCCGCTGCGGGTGCCGCTCCTGCGCTGGCCCGGCGGCAACTTCGTCAGCGGCTATCACTGGCTCGACGGGGTGGGGCCGAAGGATCAGCGCCCCCGGCGCAGCGAGCTCGCCTGGTATGCGGAGGAGTCGAACCGGTTCGGCACTCTCGACTTCATCGCGTACTGCCGCGAGATCGGCGCCGAGCCCTTCATCTGCGTGAACATGGGCTCGGGCACCATGGACGAAGCCCAGGCGTGGGTCGAGTACTGCAACGGCACCGGCAACACGTCGTGGGCGAATCTCCGCCGCCAGCACGGCCACCCCGAGCCGCTCCGCGTGAAGTACTGGGGGCTCGGCAACGAGATGTACGGGAGCTGGCAGATCGGAAATCTCAATGCCCACGACTACGTGAAGAAGGCGCGCGGCTTCGCGACCGTGATGAAGCGGACGGATCCGTCCATCGTGCTGATCGGCTGCGGCCAGAACGGCTGGAGCGAGTGGGACGAGATTGTGCTGGGCGGCCTCGCCGACCTCATCGACTTCCACAGCATCCACCTCTACACGGGCAGCGCCGACCACTACGCCACGGTGTTCTCGTCGCATCAGGCGGAGCGCGCGGTGCGCATCTGCGCGGCCCTCATCGAGCGGGTGCGCGCTGCCCACCGGATCGCGCATTCCATCCACATCGCCTTCGACGAGTGGAACGTGTGGTGGCGGACGCGGAGCCACGAGGACCGCGTGGGCGGCGTGGAGGAGCGCTACACCCTCACCGACGCGCTCGCCGTCGCCACGTACCTGAACGGCTTCATCCGCCACTGCGACACGGTCAAGATCGCCAACCTCGCCCAGCTGGTGAACGCCATCGCCCCCATCTTCACGAGCCCGAAGGGCCTGTTCCTCCAGACGATCTATCACCCGCTGCGACTCTATGCGGAGCACACCCGTGAGATCGGGCTCGACGTCCACGTCTCCGGCGAGACCTACGCCCTGTCGCCCGCGCAGGAGACGGGCAGTGAGGGGCGTGTGCACCACGTGGCGGAGCTGGGCCCGTTCACGCTGCTCGACGCCGCCGGCAGCTGCGACGCCGCCGGCCGGCAGGTGACCCTGACGGTGGTGAACCGGGACGCGGTGCGCGCCCACCGCGCCACCATCGATCTCGGCGGCGCCTCCGCGGCGGGCGAGCTGGCCATCGCCGAGGTGAACGGCCCCGACGTGCGCGCGATGAACACCTTCGAAGAGCCCCGCGTGGTCGACGTCGCGGAGCGGACGGGGAGCGCCAAGGGCTCACGGTTCGACCACGAGTTCCCCGCCCATTCGATCACGGTGCTGCGCTTCGGAGTCACCCCTTGA
- the tatA gene encoding twin-arginine translocase TatA/TatE family subunit — MFGLGYQELLLILVIVLILFGAQRLPDLARSLGSSVKEFKKGVNELSKDEAPANKDEEKKA, encoded by the coding sequence ATGTTTGGTCTGGGATACCAAGAGCTGCTGTTGATCCTGGTCATCGTGCTGATTCTCTTCGGGGCCCAGCGCTTGCCCGATCTCGCCCGTTCACTCGGCTCCAGCGTGAAGGAGTTCAAGAAGGGCGTGAACGAGCTCAGCAAGGACGAGGCGCCCGCCAACAAGGACGAAGAGAAGAAGGCCTGA
- a CDS encoding ROK family protein, producing the protein MPADRYAVGIDLGGSKLRGGLLSEQGQLVARVETQTEAWKGTASVLANLKRMIAELLDSTDRSRVTGIGIAAAGQIHPKTHAVVFAPNLHWTDVPLRDEIESNLSLPTYVENDVRAAAWGEYRFGVGRGARSLIAVFVGTGVGSGAVMDGLLLSGHNNAAGEIGHTQIVVDGLPCPCGQRGCVETYASGSGFIRRLQAALDQGTKTVLAEETGRDPRRLTAALVARAAAAGDTFAAMVWDEALRYLGAALANYVTVLNPELLVLGGGIMTTVPTLAESLTERIRAHATMMSREVRVARAGLGDSAGIFGAADRVWRQA; encoded by the coding sequence ATGCCCGCCGATCGCTACGCCGTCGGAATAGACCTCGGCGGGAGCAAGCTACGCGGCGGGCTCCTCTCCGAGCAGGGCCAGCTCGTCGCGCGCGTCGAGACCCAGACCGAGGCCTGGAAGGGCACCGCGAGCGTGCTCGCCAACCTCAAGCGCATGATTGCGGAGCTGCTGGACTCGACCGACCGCTCGCGCGTGACCGGGATCGGCATCGCCGCCGCGGGGCAGATCCACCCGAAGACCCACGCCGTCGTCTTCGCGCCCAACCTCCACTGGACCGACGTGCCGCTGCGCGACGAGATCGAGTCGAACCTGTCCCTCCCGACCTACGTGGAGAACGACGTGCGCGCCGCCGCGTGGGGCGAGTATCGATTCGGCGTCGGGCGCGGGGCGCGGAGCCTGATCGCCGTCTTCGTCGGCACCGGTGTCGGCTCGGGCGCGGTGATGGACGGCCTGCTCCTGAGCGGCCACAACAACGCCGCGGGCGAGATCGGCCATACGCAGATCGTGGTGGACGGGCTCCCGTGCCCCTGCGGCCAGCGCGGCTGCGTGGAGACCTACGCCTCCGGCAGCGGCTTCATCCGGCGCCTGCAGGCCGCGCTCGACCAGGGCACCAAGACCGTGCTCGCCGAGGAGACCGGGCGCGACCCGCGCCGGCTGACCGCCGCGCTGGTGGCGCGCGCGGCCGCGGCGGGCGATACCTTCGCCGCCATGGTATGGGACGAGGCGCTCCGCTATCTGGGCGCGGCCCTCGCCAACTACGTGACCGTTCTCAACCCCGAGCTGCTCGTCCTGGGCGGCGGCATCATGACCACGGTGCCGACCCTGGCCGAGTCGCTCACCGAGCGCATCCGCGCGCATGCCACGATGATGTCACGCGAGGTCCGGGTGGCGCGCGCCGGGCTGGGGGACTCCGCCGGCATCTTCGGCGCCGCCGATCGCGTGTGGCGGCAGGCGTGA